From Achromobacter spanius, a single genomic window includes:
- a CDS encoding flagella synthesis protein FlgN — MSLVDSLQSCMKQEDTLISEFSSILEEETEVLVSQGSVEALNQITERKRGIAQQLVDLSQTRDNLLTEIGLPAGHVGTEQAAAQYPQLSGVWQALLTKSASASEINMRNGALIDVHLRYTQQSLDALRNVGVGSASTYDAQGRGARSAPGRRPIVAG, encoded by the coding sequence ATGAGCCTCGTCGATTCCCTGCAATCCTGCATGAAGCAGGAAGACACCCTGATCTCCGAGTTCTCCTCGATCCTCGAGGAAGAAACCGAGGTCCTGGTCAGCCAGGGCAGCGTCGAGGCGCTGAACCAGATCACCGAGCGCAAGCGCGGCATCGCGCAGCAGCTGGTCGACCTGAGCCAGACGCGCGACAACCTGCTCACCGAAATCGGCCTGCCCGCGGGCCACGTCGGCACCGAACAAGCCGCGGCGCAATATCCCCAGCTGTCCGGCGTGTGGCAGGCCCTGCTGACCAAGTCGGCCTCCGCCAGCGAAATCAACATGCGCAACGGCGCCCTGATCGACGTGCATCTGCGCTACACCCAGCAGTCGCTGGATGCCCTGCGCAACGTCGGCGTCGGCAGCGCCTCCACGTATGACGCCCAGGGCCGCGGCGCCCGCAGCGCCCCGGGACGCCGGCCGATCGTGGCGGGGTAA
- the flgM gene encoding flagellar biosynthesis anti-sigma factor FlgM, producing the protein MKINSTTNRPLAADAVGARAESAVSQAYGASSATGSSSSQVALSSASRKMLAMQDGSNDINVERVAAIRAAIASGQLKIDTGRIADSLIASARDLLK; encoded by the coding sequence TTGAAAATCAATTCGACCACCAACCGGCCCCTGGCGGCCGATGCCGTCGGTGCCCGCGCCGAGTCCGCGGTCAGTCAAGCCTATGGCGCCAGCAGCGCCACCGGTTCGAGCAGCTCGCAAGTCGCGCTGAGCTCGGCGTCGCGCAAGATGCTGGCCATGCAGGACGGCTCGAACGACATCAACGTCGAGCGTGTCGCCGCCATCCGCGCCGCGATCGCCTCCGGCCAGCTCAAGATCGACACCGGCCGTATCGCCGACAGCCTGATCGCCAGCGCCCGAGACCTGCTGAAATAG
- the flgA gene encoding flagellar basal body P-ring formation chaperone FlgA, which yields MKMSARLLFARAGIAALLLASASAVQAQAAATQAPEAIIIAAQTYLQEQLASLPGEASIAIDPPRTDRLAPCDDLAPFLPSGMKLRSRMTVGVRCNTPKGWTAYVQASVSVAGHYYVASRLIAAGQALTPADLDAREGDLVSLPPGAITDPQAVAGMTAAFRINAGQPIRSSSLRNAQSVQRGTNVRINARGNGFMVSSEGEAMGNAAPGAVVQVRTAGGQVVSGVVRNATLVEIQL from the coding sequence ATGAAAATGTCCGCAAGACTCCTTTTCGCACGCGCCGGCATCGCCGCCCTGCTCCTGGCCTCGGCAAGTGCCGTCCAGGCACAGGCCGCGGCCACCCAGGCCCCGGAAGCGATCATCATTGCGGCGCAGACCTATCTGCAGGAACAACTGGCCTCCCTGCCCGGCGAGGCGTCCATCGCCATCGACCCGCCGCGCACCGATCGCCTGGCGCCCTGCGACGACCTGGCTCCCTTCCTGCCGTCCGGCATGAAACTGCGGTCCCGCATGACCGTCGGCGTGCGCTGCAACACGCCCAAGGGCTGGACCGCCTACGTGCAGGCGTCCGTCAGCGTGGCCGGCCACTATTACGTGGCCTCGCGCCTGATCGCCGCCGGCCAGGCCCTGACCCCGGCGGATCTGGACGCCCGCGAGGGCGATCTGGTCTCCCTGCCCCCGGGCGCCATCACCGACCCGCAGGCCGTGGCCGGCATGACCGCCGCGTTCCGCATCAACGCAGGCCAGCCGATCCGCAGCTCGTCGCTGCGCAACGCCCAGTCGGTGCAGCGCGGCACGAACGTGCGGATCAACGCGCGCGGCAACGGTTTCATGGTCAGCAGCGAGGGCGAAGCCATGGGCAACGCGGCCCCCGGCGCCGTGGTCCAGGTCCGCACTGCGGGCGGCCAGGTGGTCAGCGGGGTCGTGCGCAACGCCACCCTGGTGGAAATTCAGCTATAG
- the flhF gene encoding flagellar biosynthesis protein FlhF: MKISRFYGANTRDVMRQVREALGPDALIVSNRSVDGGIEVLATVDGAFDDAPQQQTPPREAPAYAPPARSIAAYQSAYAASAQPEIEPSPAEFTPAAPQPVPVAPSPVAAMPAAPQPAAPMPATPQPAAPVRVELPPLAPAVRMTPPPAMPERMATASAPAAAMAAAPATAYRAPQGYAAPPAPVQAPASPQAFAPVQAPAMPPAAPAQPATRHAAPPMGRTPDAPVRPPQGLPPANLPADTAAGLQDAISALRGAMESRMDGLLWGGRQGPGREPAGAALFRSLLDAGFSTKLVRTLVERLPQGLSTEAALSWARNELVTHLPVVRSEDEFLAGGVYALVGPTGVGKTTTLAKLAARCVAREGREQVAMLTTDLFRIGALEQLQIYGRLMGVPAHSVRDAGELRRILAELGNRKIVLIDTTGISQRDRLVAEQASMLCNAGKPVRRLLVLNAASQGDTLDEVAHAYRNGVGEDVAGCIITKLDEATRLGAALDTAIRHRLPIHYMSVGQKVPEHMELARADVLIDRAFSMVERARALYTPSEADLASLVSSSREPDAVDPARRRQLLASAILPQQGGAGSIAAAQSLDDTISWLDSDPACLQARSAWREYVSDGAGASLAALGDEPLAMVRREFSAVCNRNLLVMHGKTAMKGEALPGGALLGALLMSDRGAALASPAQQLVLPHGMLTSFSPAAPAQPDPAAALQARVQWLGERLHSVPLIHMLEAGTVALWQPLSEQGVSWVARCAGGTRVIQDECPTNLNAVGKSVGYLPVGQPGDMPGLRPASGSKTAPLALWASGTEVVLPGKGQGASVRLICARLIDTVTGEVAGQLFGATNLPASQADAATVARWLVLQDEAKAAFRYMANAWQALPAVDGAHTLARQSLMAGQLGAACWQLAHSPAADVVRGPLSGIVGTERKLSGKMLPVALLKMFALLEMTGGA; this comes from the coding sequence ATGAAAATCAGCCGCTTCTACGGGGCAAACACCCGTGACGTGATGCGTCAGGTGCGCGAGGCCTTGGGGCCGGACGCGCTGATCGTGTCGAACCGCAGTGTCGACGGCGGCATCGAGGTGCTGGCCACTGTCGACGGCGCCTTTGACGACGCGCCGCAGCAGCAGACCCCGCCGCGCGAAGCGCCGGCCTATGCGCCGCCGGCGCGATCCATTGCCGCCTACCAGTCCGCGTACGCGGCGTCGGCCCAGCCGGAGATTGAACCGTCGCCGGCAGAATTCACACCCGCTGCGCCGCAGCCGGTTCCGGTTGCACCGTCGCCGGTCGCCGCTATGCCGGCCGCACCTCAGCCGGCCGCACCTATGCCGGCCACACCTCAGCCGGCCGCACCGGTACGCGTCGAGCTGCCGCCGCTTGCGCCGGCTGTCCGGATGACGCCGCCTCCCGCCATGCCCGAGCGCATGGCCACTGCGTCTGCGCCCGCCGCCGCCATGGCCGCCGCGCCCGCCACCGCCTATCGCGCGCCGCAAGGTTACGCCGCGCCGCCCGCACCGGTGCAGGCGCCCGCATCCCCGCAAGCGTTCGCACCCGTGCAAGCGCCCGCCATGCCGCCGGCAGCGCCGGCGCAACCTGCCACGCGGCATGCCGCACCGCCCATGGGCCGCACGCCCGATGCGCCTGTGCGTCCGCCGCAGGGCCTGCCGCCCGCGAATCTGCCGGCCGATACCGCCGCTGGTCTGCAGGACGCAATCAGCGCCTTGCGCGGCGCGATGGAAAGCCGCATGGACGGCCTGCTGTGGGGGGGCCGCCAGGGTCCGGGCCGCGAGCCGGCTGGCGCCGCGCTGTTCCGTAGCCTGCTGGACGCCGGTTTCAGCACCAAGCTGGTCCGCACGCTGGTCGAGCGCCTGCCGCAAGGCCTCTCCACCGAGGCGGCGCTGAGCTGGGCGCGAAATGAACTCGTGACCCACCTGCCGGTGGTGCGTTCCGAAGACGAATTCCTGGCCGGCGGCGTGTACGCGCTGGTCGGTCCGACCGGCGTGGGCAAGACCACGACGCTGGCCAAGCTGGCCGCCCGCTGCGTGGCCCGCGAAGGGCGCGAGCAGGTCGCCATGCTGACGACCGACCTGTTCCGGATCGGCGCGCTGGAACAATTGCAGATCTACGGCCGCCTGATGGGCGTGCCGGCGCACTCGGTGCGCGATGCCGGCGAGCTGCGCCGCATCCTGGCTGAACTGGGCAACCGCAAGATCGTGCTGATCGACACCACCGGCATCAGCCAGCGCGACCGCCTGGTGGCCGAGCAGGCGTCGATGCTGTGCAACGCGGGCAAGCCCGTTCGCCGGCTGCTGGTGCTCAATGCGGCCAGCCAGGGCGACACGCTGGACGAGGTGGCGCACGCCTATCGCAATGGGGTCGGCGAGGACGTCGCTGGCTGCATCATCACCAAGCTGGACGAAGCTACCCGCCTGGGCGCGGCGCTGGACACCGCCATCCGCCACCGTCTGCCGATCCATTACATGTCCGTCGGTCAGAAGGTGCCCGAGCACATGGAACTGGCCCGTGCGGACGTGCTGATCGATCGCGCCTTCTCGATGGTGGAGCGCGCCCGCGCGCTGTACACGCCAAGCGAGGCCGATCTGGCGTCGCTGGTGTCGTCGTCGCGCGAGCCGGACGCCGTGGACCCGGCGCGCCGCCGCCAGCTGCTGGCCTCGGCCATCCTGCCGCAGCAGGGCGGTGCGGGGTCGATCGCCGCGGCGCAGAGCCTGGATGACACCATTTCGTGGCTGGACAGCGACCCGGCGTGCCTGCAAGCGCGCAGCGCCTGGCGCGAGTACGTCAGCGACGGTGCGGGCGCCAGCCTGGCCGCGCTGGGCGACGAGCCGCTGGCGATGGTGCGCCGCGAGTTTTCCGCTGTCTGCAATCGCAACCTGCTCGTGATGCACGGCAAGACCGCCATGAAAGGCGAGGCCTTGCCCGGCGGCGCGCTGCTGGGCGCGTTGTTGATGAGCGATCGCGGCGCCGCGCTGGCCTCGCCCGCGCAGCAGCTCGTGCTGCCGCATGGCATGTTGACCTCTTTTTCGCCCGCCGCGCCGGCCCAGCCGGATCCGGCGGCCGCGTTGCAGGCCCGTGTGCAGTGGCTGGGCGAGCGCCTGCATTCCGTGCCGCTGATCCATATGCTGGAGGCCGGCACGGTCGCGCTGTGGCAGCCGTTGAGCGAGCAGGGCGTGTCCTGGGTGGCGCGTTGCGCGGGTGGCACGCGCGTGATCCAGGACGAATGTCCGACCAACCTGAATGCCGTCGGCAAGAGCGTGGGCTACCTGCCCGTGGGCCAGCCCGGCGACATGCCGGGCCTGCGCCCGGCGTCCGGCAGCAAGACCGCGCCGCTGGCGCTGTGGGCCTCCGGCACCGAAGTCGTGTTGCCGGGCAAGGGGCAGGGCGCCAGTGTTCGCCTCATCTGTGCGCGGCTGATCGACACGGTCACCGGCGAGGTCGCGGGCCAGTTGTTTGGCGCCACGAACCTGCCGGCTTCGCAGGCGGACGCGGCGACGGTCGCGCGCTGGCTGGTGCTGCAGGACGAGGCCAAGGCGGCCTTCCGTTACATGGCCAATGCCTGGCAGGCGCTGCCCGCCGTCGATGGCGCTCACACGCTGGCGCGCCAGTCGCTCATGGCCGGGCAGCTTGGCGCCGCCTGCTGGCAGCTGGCCCATTCGCCGGCGGCCGACGTCGTGCGCGGGCCGCTGTCGGGCATCGTGGGCACCGAACGCAAGCTGTCGGGCAAGATGCTGCCGGTGGCGCTGCTGAAGATGTTTGCGCTGCTGGAGATGACGGGCGGGGCCTGA